A portion of the Rhodopseudomonas sp. BAL398 genome contains these proteins:
- a CDS encoding TetR/AcrR family transcriptional regulator: MAISKKSRRSRKNRAERSEEIRQAIFLAAARVVGRYGYADASISKITTAAKVAHGTFYNHFESRQDLFEQLLPALGQLLLSHVTSEVAPVAEGLAREEKRLLAWFDFLQVHPEFYRILNEGEVFVPAAFRRHVEAFGAGYLRALRRAKLRGELHDFADEELEPIAYILLAARSYLSFRYGSVASAAEPQVPDYVLTAYMKLLRHGLFIDSPKPDAPKLDAAKPGAAKLGAAKPGAPKPRAPRPGKIDRAVSKKARKEAEAD; this comes from the coding sequence GTGGCAATTTCCAAGAAATCGCGGCGATCGCGAAAGAATCGGGCGGAAAGATCCGAGGAAATTCGCCAAGCTATCTTTCTCGCCGCGGCACGTGTGGTCGGACGCTACGGCTATGCCGACGCGTCGATCAGCAAGATCACTACGGCAGCGAAGGTGGCTCACGGGACGTTCTATAATCATTTTGAATCGCGTCAGGATTTGTTCGAGCAATTGCTTCCCGCGCTCGGGCAACTGCTGCTGTCGCACGTCACCAGCGAAGTCGCTCCGGTTGCCGAGGGGCTCGCGCGGGAAGAAAAGCGGTTGCTGGCCTGGTTCGATTTTCTCCAGGTCCATCCCGAGTTTTACCGAATTCTCAACGAGGGCGAGGTTTTTGTGCCGGCCGCGTTTCGGCGGCACGTGGAAGCATTCGGGGCCGGCTACTTGCGCGCGCTTCGCCGGGCGAAGCTGCGTGGAGAGCTTCATGATTTCGCTGACGAGGAGCTTGAACCGATCGCTTACATTCTGCTTGCGGCCCGTTCGTATCTCAGCTTCAGGTACGGATCCGTCGCGAGCGCGGCCGAGCCGCAGGTGCCCGACTATGTGCTGACGGCTTACATGAAGCTGCTTCGTCACGGCCTGTTTATTGATTCCCCAAAACCTGACGCTCCAAAACTTGACGCTGCAAAACCTGGCGCTGCAAAACTTGGCGCTGCAAAACCTGGTGCTCCAAAACCTCGTGCTCCAAGACCCGGCAAGATCGATCGCGCGGTATCAAAAAAAGCCCGCAAGGAAGCCGAAGCAGATTAG
- a CDS encoding Zn-ribbon domain-containing OB-fold protein produces the protein MPTIAPRPTDVSKPFWDGCRDRRLLMQKCEDCGNLTFYPVYICPVCSSENLAWTELSGRGRVHSVTVVHRPATPVFASATPYALALIEVDEGPIMMSNIVGPNALQTKIDDRVEVVFEDVGDVTLPRFRRAGV, from the coding sequence ATGCCCACCATCGCCCCCCGTCCGACCGACGTTTCGAAGCCGTTCTGGGACGGTTGCCGAGATCGCCGGCTGCTGATGCAGAAATGCGAAGATTGCGGCAATCTGACTTTCTACCCGGTCTATATCTGCCCGGTCTGCTCCAGCGAGAACCTGGCCTGGACCGAGCTTAGCGGCCGCGGCCGCGTCCATTCCGTGACCGTCGTGCACCGGCCGGCGACGCCCGTCTTTGCATCGGCAACGCCTTATGCCTTGGCACTGATCGAAGTCGATGAAGGCCCGATCATGATGAGCAACATCGTCGGCCCGAACGCGCTTCAAACCAAGATCGACGACAGGGTGGAGGTCGTCTTCGAGGACGTCGGTGATGTCACCCTCCCGCGTTTCCGTCGAGCAGGTGTCTAG
- a CDS encoding ABC transporter ATP-binding protein has protein sequence MLRVENLTVSYGAALAVRGATFEALPRQVTALLGANGAGKTTTMLALSGLLPVRSGVIIFNGAPVHNLNNERLVQLGIVQVPQGRQVFAQMSVLENLELGAFVRRDREIKNEMARVFDIFPRLAERSQQSAGTLSGGEQQMLAIGRALMARPKLLILDEPSLGLAPIMVDAVYAVIARLAADGLAILLAEQDMTRALSVAARSFVLENGAVIAGGTGDELAASSFVQKAYLG, from the coding sequence ATGTTACGGGTTGAAAATCTGACGGTTTCCTATGGGGCTGCCCTCGCAGTTCGAGGCGCGACGTTCGAGGCGTTGCCGCGGCAAGTCACGGCACTGCTGGGCGCCAACGGCGCCGGCAAGACCACCACCATGCTGGCGCTTTCCGGACTTTTGCCGGTACGCAGCGGAGTCATCATCTTTAACGGCGCGCCCGTTCATAATCTCAACAATGAGCGCCTGGTGCAGCTTGGAATCGTTCAGGTGCCGCAAGGACGTCAGGTCTTCGCGCAGATGAGCGTGCTTGAAAATCTGGAGCTCGGCGCGTTCGTTCGGCGGGATCGAGAGATCAAGAACGAGATGGCCCGGGTCTTCGATATTTTTCCGCGGCTGGCTGAGCGCTCGCAGCAGTCGGCGGGGACCCTGTCGGGGGGTGAACAGCAGATGCTTGCGATCGGCAGGGCACTGATGGCGAGACCGAAATTGCTGATCCTCGACGAGCCTTCGCTCGGCCTCGCGCCGATCATGGTCGATGCGGTCTACGCGGTCATCGCTCGGTTGGCCGCAGATGGGCTTGCCATCCTGCTGGCCGAGCAAGACATGACCAGGGCGCTATCCGTGGCGGCGCGAAGCTTCGTCCTTGAAAACGGCGCCGTCATCGCCGGTGGCACCGGCGATGAACTCGCCGCCAGCAGCTTCGTCCAGAAGGCGTATCTCGGCTAG
- a CDS encoding ABC transporter ATP-binding protein, with protein MSAILELQEVSVRFGGLTAVADATMAFVASEIHGLIGPNGAGKSTVINCISGFQRRSSGEIRLDGQVLPPLDAASVARHGIARSFQTPQLFSRLSVGDNVRVARRRKTETGLGVGDLLELVGLADLADRQADTLAYGQQRLLEVARALASSPRLLLLDEPAAGLASEDIERLSRLLKLIVSQFAIAVLIVEHNVPLVRQIADHITVMHHGFVIASGTPATVLADPAVVEAYLGGHSAAIEH; from the coding sequence ATGAGCGCCATTCTTGAACTTCAGGAAGTATCAGTTCGCTTTGGTGGCCTCACGGCCGTGGCCGACGCGACGATGGCATTCGTCGCGAGCGAAATCCACGGCCTGATCGGACCGAACGGCGCCGGCAAAAGCACAGTGATCAATTGCATTTCCGGCTTTCAGCGCCGCTCGTCGGGTGAGATCAGGCTCGATGGCCAAGTGCTTCCGCCGCTCGACGCGGCGAGCGTTGCGCGCCACGGCATTGCCCGATCGTTTCAGACCCCGCAACTGTTCAGCCGCCTCAGCGTCGGCGACAATGTGCGCGTCGCCCGCAGGCGTAAGACCGAGACCGGTCTCGGCGTCGGCGATCTGCTTGAACTTGTCGGCTTGGCGGACCTCGCGGACCGCCAGGCAGACACGCTGGCCTATGGCCAACAGCGGCTGCTTGAAGTCGCCCGCGCGTTGGCGTCATCGCCGCGACTTCTGCTGCTCGATGAGCCCGCGGCAGGGCTTGCGTCGGAAGATATCGAGCGTCTTTCTCGGCTGCTCAAACTGATCGTGTCGCAATTCGCCATCGCGGTTCTGATTGTCGAACATAATGTGCCGCTGGTCCGGCAGATCGCCGACCACATCACCGTCATGCACCATGGCTTCGTGATCGCGTCAGGTACGCCCGCCACCGTTCTGGCTGATCCCGCGGTGGTTGAGGCTTATCTCGGCGGCCATAGCGCCGCGATCGAGCATTGA
- a CDS encoding thiolase family protein, whose translation MGLRSNVEVAIAGVGETAVGNLPGIHSTGLYIQAAKRAIEDSGIDKNEIDGLLTTASVVDDNVRHHMVIAEHLGLFCKTLCDTLRTGGAAFGYALQLAQWAVQSGRCRAVLVVAADNLLSGPGLGQGVAAYTELGAHSLEFEVPFGAHIPAFYALVAQRHMHEYGTTPEQLAAIAVACRKHASLNPAAQKRQPITIDDVLNSRMISSPLHMLDCSLISDGGGAFIVTTLERARELRRRPIRLLGAGQAQSYYHMGHLAGAIGHPLDRRGEFNLTNTVQKVAARDAFGEAGVTTDDIDVAEIYDSFTITALMQFEDLGFCKKGEGGSFVEGGRIELGGALPVNTHGGLLSFAHPGMPGGIFHLIEGVRQLRHECGPRQVPDAKIALVTNVSAVASNHSVCILGRD comes from the coding sequence ATGGGTTTGAGGTCAAATGTCGAAGTTGCTATCGCGGGAGTCGGCGAGACTGCCGTCGGCAACTTGCCGGGAATACATTCAACGGGACTTTACATCCAGGCTGCGAAGCGCGCGATCGAAGACTCTGGGATCGACAAAAACGAGATCGACGGCCTGCTCACCACCGCATCGGTTGTCGATGACAATGTGCGGCATCACATGGTCATTGCCGAACACCTTGGCCTGTTTTGCAAGACTCTGTGCGACACGTTGCGGACTGGCGGGGCTGCGTTCGGCTACGCATTGCAGCTCGCGCAGTGGGCAGTGCAATCCGGGAGATGTCGGGCCGTTCTGGTGGTAGCAGCCGACAATCTTCTTTCAGGACCTGGCCTCGGACAGGGTGTCGCTGCCTATACCGAGCTTGGTGCGCACTCCCTCGAATTCGAGGTGCCCTTCGGCGCGCATATCCCAGCATTTTACGCGTTGGTCGCGCAGCGGCACATGCACGAATACGGCACCACCCCGGAGCAACTTGCCGCCATCGCGGTTGCCTGCCGCAAGCACGCCTCGCTCAATCCGGCCGCGCAGAAGCGCCAGCCGATCACGATCGACGACGTTCTCAACTCGAGAATGATTTCCTCGCCGCTGCATATGCTCGACTGCAGCTTGATCTCGGACGGTGGCGGCGCATTCATCGTGACTACGCTCGAACGTGCACGCGAATTGCGACGCCGTCCGATTCGGCTGCTGGGCGCAGGGCAGGCACAATCCTACTATCACATGGGACATCTCGCCGGAGCCATCGGGCATCCCCTCGATCGCAGAGGCGAGTTCAATCTCACCAACACCGTTCAAAAAGTTGCGGCACGCGATGCCTTCGGGGAAGCGGGTGTTACAACCGACGACATCGACGTGGCCGAAATCTACGACAGCTTTACGATCACCGCACTGATGCAGTTCGAGGATCTTGGGTTCTGCAAGAAAGGTGAAGGCGGCTCGTTCGTCGAGGGCGGCCGAATCGAGCTTGGAGGCGCCTTGCCGGTGAACACCCACGGTGGCCTTCTCTCTTTCGCCCACCCCGGCATGCCGGGCGGCATCTTTCACCTCATAGAAGGTGTCCGGCAGCTTCGTCACGAATGTGGACCACGTCAGGTACCGGACGCGAAAATCGCGCTGGTCACCAACGTCAGCGCGGTGGCCTCAAACCATTCCGTCTGCATCCTTGGAAGGGACTGA
- a CDS encoding enoyl-CoA hydratase-related protein, whose product MRNAVKYEVIDQHIALVTINRPEARNAVNGDVAAGLEAAVDQTNDDPRIRVCVLTGEGDKAFCAGADLKAVRAGEVKSIRTQRGGFAGFVFADRRKIWIAAVNGFALGGGLEITLACDMAVADPAAQLGLPEVKRGLMALAGGLVRLPRAIPKAVAYEAIATGEPFTAQRAFELGLVNYVSAPGRARERALELAHSIATNSPIAVQESMRIARNRGEVAEGELIDLGMRARGELERTDDYAEGLRAFAEKRKPNWTGR is encoded by the coding sequence ATGCGCAACGCTGTGAAATATGAAGTCATCGACCAGCACATCGCCCTGGTCACGATTAATCGCCCCGAGGCGCGCAACGCGGTGAACGGCGATGTAGCGGCCGGCCTTGAAGCTGCCGTCGATCAAACCAACGACGATCCGCGCATTCGGGTCTGCGTCCTGACCGGCGAAGGCGACAAGGCTTTCTGCGCCGGCGCGGATCTCAAGGCCGTTCGTGCGGGCGAAGTCAAATCGATCCGGACGCAAAGAGGCGGATTCGCCGGGTTCGTGTTCGCTGATCGGCGCAAGATATGGATTGCCGCCGTGAACGGCTTCGCACTCGGTGGAGGCCTCGAGATTACGCTCGCTTGCGATATGGCCGTCGCCGATCCGGCGGCGCAGCTCGGATTGCCGGAGGTCAAGCGCGGCCTGATGGCTCTGGCGGGAGGATTGGTGCGGCTTCCGCGAGCGATCCCTAAGGCGGTTGCCTACGAGGCAATTGCGACCGGTGAGCCCTTCACCGCCCAGCGGGCGTTCGAGCTGGGTCTCGTCAATTATGTCTCCGCACCGGGCCGCGCCCGCGAACGGGCACTCGAACTGGCGCATTCCATCGCGACGAATTCGCCGATCGCAGTGCAGGAAAGCATGCGGATCGCACGCAACCGGGGTGAAGTCGCCGAGGGCGAGTTGATCGACCTCGGCATGAGAGCGCGCGGTGAGCTCGAACGAACCGATGACTATGCCGAAGGACTTCGCGCGTTTGCCGAGAAACGCAAGCCTAATTGGACGGGCCGCTAA
- a CDS encoding acetyl-CoA acetyltransferase, whose protein sequence is MTNRSRLPVIVGVHQITDTNSPPASARSPKELMVAAARGAAMDSGASDLLKAIDGVTVVRQFSDTLPRFASPFGRMENPPWSVARALGCNPRELLYTTAGGHTPQVVVTRFCEEIAAGRLSCALMVGAEALRTQHAAQKNGTDLDWSEAAPTPPESFGVERASFSDLEGKYGLNAAIYGYPIVEQAIRRQRQLSPSVHAHRMGALMARLAEVASSNPLATRRTPLTAAEIASVSEKNPYIGYPYTRYMNANVFVDQSAAILVCSAKMADDYGVPDAKRVYLHGAAAGNDHWYVTEREPMQRSPAIREVVRRTLSRAGVGVEQVSFFDLYSCFPSAIEIACAEIGLSEDDPRNFTITGGLPFFGGPGNNYVTHSIAAMVEKLRSSPTAYGLVTANGSYLAKHAAGLYSARMLEGPWDHTNSQGLQAQLNAVPMAPLIDGAGGAASIESYTLAVRANVVEKAIIVGRLRDGNQRFLANIENDDQALLQSFIESDRLGAEGTVRTIDGKCRFAL, encoded by the coding sequence ATGACTAACAGATCAAGATTACCGGTCATCGTCGGCGTCCATCAGATTACGGATACCAATTCGCCACCCGCCAGTGCACGCAGTCCCAAGGAGCTGATGGTCGCGGCCGCGCGCGGCGCAGCGATGGATTCCGGCGCGTCCGATCTCCTCAAGGCGATCGATGGCGTCACTGTGGTTCGTCAATTCTCCGATACGCTGCCCAGATTTGCCAGCCCGTTCGGTCGAATGGAGAATCCGCCCTGGAGCGTGGCACGCGCACTCGGATGCAATCCCCGGGAACTTCTCTACACCACGGCCGGCGGCCACACTCCCCAAGTCGTGGTCACGCGCTTCTGCGAGGAGATTGCGGCCGGACGGTTGAGTTGCGCATTGATGGTCGGGGCCGAGGCGCTTCGCACCCAGCACGCCGCTCAGAAAAATGGGACAGACCTCGACTGGTCCGAAGCTGCGCCGACGCCGCCAGAATCGTTCGGCGTGGAGCGGGCCTCGTTTTCGGACCTGGAGGGCAAATACGGTCTGAACGCGGCAATCTACGGCTATCCAATTGTTGAGCAGGCGATCCGCCGTCAACGACAATTGAGCCCGTCGGTCCATGCGCATCGCATGGGCGCCCTGATGGCGCGCCTTGCCGAGGTGGCAAGTTCGAACCCGCTGGCAACCCGGCGCACCCCGCTGACGGCGGCGGAAATTGCCAGCGTTTCGGAAAAGAACCCCTATATCGGCTATCCCTACACCCGATACATGAATGCCAATGTATTCGTGGACCAGTCGGCGGCGATTCTTGTCTGCTCGGCGAAGATGGCTGACGACTACGGCGTTCCCGATGCAAAGCGAGTCTATCTCCACGGCGCGGCGGCTGGTAACGATCACTGGTACGTCACCGAACGGGAGCCGATGCAACGCTCCCCCGCAATCCGCGAAGTGGTGCGGCGGACGCTCTCCAGGGCCGGCGTTGGCGTCGAGCAGGTGTCGTTCTTCGATCTCTACAGCTGCTTCCCCTCGGCGATCGAGATCGCATGCGCCGAGATCGGCCTGTCCGAGGACGATCCCCGCAATTTCACGATCACCGGCGGACTGCCCTTCTTCGGCGGCCCCGGCAACAACTATGTGACCCATTCGATCGCCGCGATGGTCGAGAAACTTCGTTCGTCTCCGACCGCGTATGGATTGGTGACGGCAAATGGCAGCTATCTGGCCAAGCATGCCGCGGGGCTGTATTCCGCCCGGATGCTCGAGGGGCCCTGGGACCATACAAATTCGCAAGGGCTTCAGGCGCAGCTCAATGCTGTCCCGATGGCACCGTTGATAGACGGTGCCGGCGGTGCGGCATCGATCGAGAGCTACACGCTCGCGGTCAGGGCCAATGTTGTGGAAAAGGCAATCATCGTCGGACGGCTGCGCGACGGGAATCAGCGCTTCCTCGCAAACATCGAAAATGACGACCAGGCATTGCTGCAATCCTTCATAGAGAGCGATCGCCTAGGCGCCGAAGGAACGGTCCGGACCATCGACGGCAAGTGCCGTTTCGCCCTCTAG
- a CDS encoding class I adenylate-forming enzyme family protein codes for MQTFRELAEQVAARGDRPVLSYEGRTFSGQEFVTQARRVARALLSAGVRRGDRVCIWVPNRPEFVLVELATTLIGAIFVPIQSRYGATELGNIVERAEPTILFFQKTYLKVDLDSILQIAFPDIGEGKIERAPSLRRLVSFDGSRHRDVVGWSKFLASAEELDEAYFDLATALVEPDDPAVCIFTSGTTGVPKGAMLSHSAIISTERSVGDVMRISPNERVLYGAPLPSVFGCCNALVASWTHDACLVVMPTFEAGAALATIERESCNVIYGVPTMYLMLLNHPEFRPERTASLRTGIVGGAPCPPQLADAIIGQLGVRDLLSGYGMSETCAVITLTRIGDPVEIVTGTVGRPLPGVEVRICEPASPAVLAPEIDGEICVRGSNVMLGYFAGHDGLTKPFSDGWFRTGDLGVLGRDGNIRITGRVTDMILVGGFNVYPVEIEALLAEHPDVVQAHIVGINDERMGELPVAFVQLRAGAKPDPDNLTRFCTERIAKYKIPARFHFVEDFPMTPLGKVQKFELKKLAKQAVI; via the coding sequence ATGCAGACTTTTCGGGAGCTGGCTGAACAGGTTGCCGCACGCGGAGATCGTCCTGTTCTGTCGTACGAAGGACGCACCTTCAGTGGCCAGGAATTCGTTACGCAAGCGCGTCGCGTAGCGCGCGCTCTGCTGAGCGCAGGCGTACGACGAGGCGACCGCGTCTGCATCTGGGTCCCGAACCGGCCGGAGTTCGTGCTCGTCGAATTGGCGACGACGCTGATCGGTGCGATCTTTGTCCCGATTCAAAGTCGCTACGGCGCAACCGAACTCGGCAATATCGTGGAGCGCGCCGAGCCGACCATATTGTTCTTTCAAAAAACCTATCTCAAAGTCGATCTCGACTCCATTCTGCAGATTGCGTTTCCCGACATCGGCGAAGGAAAGATCGAGCGCGCACCGTCGCTGCGTCGGCTCGTCTCGTTTGACGGCAGCCGTCATCGTGACGTCGTGGGATGGTCGAAGTTCCTGGCCAGCGCCGAGGAACTCGATGAGGCGTATTTCGATCTTGCGACCGCGCTGGTCGAGCCCGACGACCCGGCGGTTTGCATTTTTACCAGCGGAACCACGGGTGTGCCTAAAGGGGCCATGCTGAGCCACAGCGCCATCATCTCGACCGAGCGCAGTGTGGGTGACGTGATGCGGATCTCTCCGAATGAACGCGTCCTGTACGGCGCGCCATTGCCCTCCGTGTTCGGGTGTTGCAATGCGCTGGTCGCCAGCTGGACCCATGATGCTTGCCTGGTCGTCATGCCAACCTTCGAGGCCGGCGCCGCGTTGGCGACGATCGAGCGCGAGAGTTGTAACGTCATTTACGGCGTTCCGACCATGTATCTTATGTTGCTGAATCATCCCGAGTTTCGTCCGGAGCGAACCGCTTCGTTGCGCACGGGGATCGTCGGCGGTGCGCCCTGCCCTCCGCAACTTGCAGACGCCATCATCGGCCAACTTGGAGTACGCGATCTCCTCAGCGGCTACGGAATGTCGGAAACTTGCGCGGTCATCACTCTCACCCGTATCGGCGATCCGGTGGAGATCGTCACGGGGACTGTCGGCCGGCCGCTGCCCGGCGTGGAAGTCCGTATTTGTGAGCCGGCGTCCCCGGCCGTTCTCGCGCCGGAGATCGATGGCGAAATCTGCGTTCGCGGCTCCAACGTCATGCTGGGCTATTTTGCTGGGCACGACGGCCTGACCAAGCCTTTCAGCGACGGCTGGTTTCGAACCGGCGATCTGGGCGTGCTGGGCCGCGACGGCAACATTCGAATTACCGGCAGGGTCACCGACATGATTCTCGTGGGCGGGTTCAACGTGTATCCGGTCGAGATCGAAGCGCTATTGGCCGAACATCCCGATGTCGTTCAGGCCCACATTGTTGGAATTAACGACGAGCGCATGGGCGAGCTGCCCGTTGCTTTCGTCCAGCTTCGCGCGGGAGCGAAGCCCGATCCAGACAATCTGACGCGCTTCTGTACGGAACGGATCGCCAAATACAAAATTCCGGCGCGATTTCACTTTGTCGAGGACTTCCCAATGACGCCACTCGGCAAGGTCCAAAAATTTGAACTCAAGAAACTGGCAAAACAAGCCGTGATCTGA
- a CDS encoding ABC transporter substrate-binding protein, which translates to MRAVILATVVALAPAAGWAQGVYGVTDTSIRVAVQDSLSGAYSQYGVPSLTGVRYVFDKVNASGGINGRKLEVVAEDDGCSPKQSVGVATKLASERSVVAVLGLTCSSAAVAVRDAVAPTTPLPFMSFSSGGYTSSSSQLGGLKPNFFFVAPSVHAQGGALVNFAMNVLKPQRVAFIGQTDVYGKEGRQGVDAMLAQYGQKIVADETLESRGTDATAQILKLKAANPDVVIAFLYQVPAQILLRQAEDLGLKATIVTSASVTDSSIYRSLPQSALAHYFGSMLARDVLDGPRMKPMMDEMRAKYPDVTFNPLVVSGVGAAETLVEAIRSLGKDVTPDKLAAALDHITNLNSHALSYPLTFTPGNHAGGRGLSIYKIVDGVETLAMPGYWPGDEKAAAPVAIE; encoded by the coding sequence ATGAGAGCGGTGATTTTGGCGACGGTTGTTGCACTTGCACCAGCTGCCGGTTGGGCACAAGGCGTCTATGGCGTAACCGACACCAGCATCCGCGTTGCCGTGCAGGATTCGCTGAGCGGCGCCTATTCGCAATATGGCGTACCCAGCCTCACCGGCGTTCGCTACGTCTTCGACAAGGTCAACGCGTCAGGCGGTATCAACGGGCGCAAGCTGGAAGTCGTCGCTGAAGACGACGGATGCTCGCCCAAACAGTCGGTCGGTGTCGCAACCAAGCTTGCCTCGGAGCGCTCGGTCGTCGCGGTGCTCGGGCTGACGTGTTCGTCAGCCGCTGTCGCGGTTCGCGATGCTGTCGCACCAACGACGCCGTTGCCGTTCATGTCGTTCTCGAGCGGTGGCTATACGTCCAGTTCGTCGCAACTCGGCGGATTGAAGCCGAACTTCTTCTTCGTGGCGCCGTCCGTGCATGCGCAAGGCGGAGCCCTCGTCAACTTTGCGATGAACGTTCTCAAACCGCAAAGAGTGGCATTCATCGGTCAGACCGACGTGTATGGCAAGGAAGGCCGCCAAGGCGTTGATGCCATGCTGGCGCAGTACGGACAGAAGATCGTCGCCGACGAGACGTTGGAGTCGCGCGGTACCGACGCGACCGCGCAAATTCTGAAGCTCAAGGCCGCCAATCCAGATGTGGTGATTGCCTTTCTCTACCAGGTGCCGGCGCAAATCCTGCTCCGTCAGGCCGAGGACCTTGGCCTCAAAGCGACGATTGTGACCTCGGCATCCGTAACCGACAGCAGCATATACCGCTCGCTCCCACAGAGCGCGCTCGCGCATTATTTCGGCAGCATGCTCGCCAGAGACGTCCTCGACGGCCCGCGGATGAAACCGATGATGGACGAAATGCGCGCGAAGTACCCCGACGTAACGTTCAACCCGCTGGTCGTGTCCGGCGTCGGAGCTGCCGAAACTCTGGTCGAGGCGATCCGCAGTCTCGGAAAGGATGTCACGCCCGACAAGCTTGCGGCAGCACTCGATCACATTACCAATCTGAATAGCCACGCCTTGAGTTATCCGCTGACATTCACACCAGGAAATCATGCGGGAGGGCGCGGCCTGAGCATCTACAAGATTGTCGATGGGGTCGAAACGCTCGCCATGCCCGGCTATTGGCCGGGCGACGAAAAGGCGGCGGCTCCGGTTGCGATTGAATAA
- a CDS encoding branched-chain amino acid ABC transporter permease, which yields MQSSDSLAGSREQAAKMRGRMAVGGAWILAAAGLFLLPPSLFSDYQLYTLNLALVNILLAVGLNLVIGVARQFALFTGALFGIGAYVSGICQVRYGLSFFAALPLAVAVATVASAAISLIAWRAGDLYLAMITFGFGEIFQFVLVHADSLTNGPDGLAIPRPAVAGALLAAPGQLYLLFLPLTVLALIAYRYIETGSLGRLFVALGDSEPALASIGYDHRVIKTAAFAIQGAYAGLAGALFAAAVGFIDPYSFGLSVTLQQLAAIAIGGFGSLAGSVLGSVTMTLVDRVLIDFPGLRELGYGLCLMAVFLIFPGGLAGLFSRRRSST from the coding sequence TTGCAGTCGAGCGATAGCCTGGCAGGCAGCCGGGAGCAGGCGGCGAAGATGCGCGGGAGGATGGCCGTCGGCGGAGCCTGGATTCTCGCTGCGGCCGGGCTTTTCCTGCTGCCGCCGTCGCTGTTTTCCGACTACCAGCTCTACACCCTCAACCTCGCGCTGGTGAACATTCTCCTGGCCGTCGGTTTGAACCTCGTGATCGGGGTCGCTCGGCAGTTCGCGCTGTTTACCGGAGCGCTGTTTGGAATCGGCGCATACGTCTCGGGAATCTGCCAGGTGCGCTATGGTCTGTCCTTTTTCGCCGCGCTGCCATTGGCGGTGGCGGTGGCGACGGTCGCTTCTGCCGCGATCAGCCTGATCGCCTGGCGAGCCGGCGATCTCTATCTCGCCATGATCACCTTCGGATTCGGCGAGATTTTCCAGTTCGTTTTGGTGCACGCCGACAGCTTGACCAATGGTCCCGATGGTCTCGCAATCCCGCGGCCGGCGGTGGCAGGCGCATTGTTGGCGGCGCCAGGGCAGCTCTATCTGTTGTTTCTGCCGCTGACGGTTTTGGCGCTGATTGCCTATCGATATATCGAAACAGGGTCTCTGGGCCGCCTGTTCGTGGCGCTCGGTGACTCGGAGCCAGCGTTGGCCAGCATCGGATATGATCACCGGGTAATCAAGACGGCCGCTTTCGCCATCCAGGGTGCCTATGCGGGCCTCGCGGGCGCTCTCTTTGCTGCCGCCGTCGGCTTCATCGATCCCTATTCCTTCGGACTGTCCGTGACGCTGCAGCAACTCGCAGCCATCGCCATCGGGGGTTTCGGCAGTCTCGCCGGCTCCGTCCTCGGCAGCGTGACTATGACGCTCGTCGATCGGGTACTGATCGACTTTCCGGGGCTTCGCGAACTTGGTTACGGCCTGTGCCTGATGGCCGTGTTTCTGATTTTTCCCGGCGGACTCGCGGGCTTGTTTTCCCGGCGCAGGAGCTCGACATGA